The DNA segment ataaatatatagtgaTTTTATAACGTATGGACACataaatatgttattttgatTCAACCACAAAAGGTGCACACAACTAGAATTAAGGTTGTAATTGAAACAAGTTAAGTTTTAGCTTGCTCATCTTCGGCTCGTTTAACAATTGACGAATTCGAACGTAATATTTTGTTTGTGCACTGTTATCGAGTTGCTCGTTTATTTATACACGTGTTTTGCTCTCGAGCAtcttattaattatgttcagAATTTTGCTCATGAAGAacttattaattatgttcatttgaaatttctttaacacaaaaTAACGTAATTTTACATTTCAccctttataaaaattaatattgttagaaaaataatcgaaccaaacttgttcacgaacttgttcatgaacattataatcgagcttgtttattagtttatttatGAATCTATAACCGAACTTACTCGTGAGATTTCAAACTGGGTTTCACTGTTCTCGAACTCGACTCATTTATAAATAAAGTACGATCCTCTTATGAAATAAAATGTTGATTTGATTATGGTCAATGTATCTTGAAATTTGTGTTTTAAAGTAATTAATGAAGGTAAAGAAAATAACAAGAATGATAATTGTAGTGCTCAATGTCACGGGGACAGGTCGAAGCCAGACCAAAGCCCGTGTGGTGCCGAGATTTTTCCGAGTCTTGGCCAGCCAATTCCTATCGAAAGGGTCTATCCCCTTTTGAATATCAAGCATTCCGTCAATTCTTATGTATGTACTCCGTCTCGGAGGGACTCCCTGTGGTTAAACCTCGTTTTAGAAAGGATCCACACGATGATTCCACCGTACAGAGACATCCACCTCCTTTCCCAAAGGCGGATGCCGACTCTCATTGTCCCTAGTGGACTAGGATGGATCACTTAAACCAATCCCTACAACAGGCCTAGAGGTTGGCGGAGATCCGACGCCTGGTGACTCTGTCCCTCTATAATGTTTCTTACGCCGATTTAAAACCGCTAGCCAATTGACATTAATATGTTCCATTCACCACTCACCGTCCAACGGGTCTAATCCTCCTCAAAACCTTACCTTAACTCTCGTTGATGCTTTGACCTGCCGCCTTACCTACGCCTTGGGTTGAGATTTAGCCTGTTGCCCGATGCCCCATCACACTCAAAAGCATATTCCACCGGTTTGATTGGCAAGTACATTGTTGAGGTCTATCCTTGCTGGAGTTGTTGCACAAAATGATTAAACAAGTGCAAAGTTGGGTTAGCCTACACTCTCTAATATTTTCAAGggataaattacaaatttaaccttaAAGCTTTAATAGGAATTAGATTTAACTTTAACGTATAAAATagtatagatttttttttaatagaaaataGTATAGATTTAACCATAACGTTTTCAAGTAAGATTAATTTTAACTTTATATTATCgaaaatttagaaaaaattgCGTTGACTGGTATTTAGCTGTCACTTCGGactttccaaatatcaattatgtctcagatatttagtgtattactaacaaaattataaaaattctgttaaaatgctaaaaactataTATGCTACTGTTTcacctttaatttaatttggacTAATTAGGTAATTAATTCACCTAATTTGGTCCGAATTGGAGAAGTTAAGGAAGATTGGAGTTGCTAGAGTCACTTGTGATTTTGATCAGGGGCCGATTTCATAATTACGTGAATAGTCCGGCCTAAATGGTTTAAATTCAAAAGATTGGGGGTTCAATTAGATAATTTCAGCAAGGGTGTGGGGGAACATGTTATTTGTTCTTGAAATATGAAATTATGTCCCCAAaataagagagaaagaaagtggGAGAAGACATGGCGTAGTGGAGGAATGCTCTGGGTTGGCAGTTAAATCAACCTTAACGGTTACAGATCTTCCTTGAGGTATATCAGAACTTCCTGCTACCCGGAACTTATAGAAAATGTAGGGTAGTTATGGATCAGAGATAGTGGGGAATGATAGTTAGTTGTTCAAGAGAGAGAAACGGTATAAGATGGAAATTTTGAAAGGAAGAAAAACACACAATTCAATACACAAAAACCAGACAGAATTCTAACAATTCTTCAAATGGACTTCAGATAATCTGCAAATTTAGTTTCTTTACTATTTCGTTCATCTTTTAATTGTAAGTTCTAGCTTTCTAGTTATTTCAATTACTCAATTTCAAGATTAGTCAATTCAATTCAAGTCTATTTACAATTCTTGAcaatttttcaatttaattaagaTCAGTCTTCTAGATTTAACTACGAACTTTAAGCTTTTTTCATGTCCTTGATAAACAGCTACGTATaagttaatcataattttttttatcacactgtctaaaatatttactgtgttattaatatagttataaaagaCCAACCAAAAAGTACAAAACTATTTCAATTtatgtgacaattaaataacagtcaaaccaattttttcaaattttttataatatgactaaatttgatttttcttagaaatactaaggttaaatttacacaattttATACGTTAAGACTAAATATAGAAATGTTAGGTTAAATTTGTTGTTTATCCCTATTTTCATTTCATCTCTTACAATGACATAACTTTACTAATTTAATGTATTAATATGAGTAGATAGGAGTTGAAGTATTACAATTTTAAATGATATTTCTGTTGAAATTGGTTGAATATTATGATTAATTTGatgtatttttgtttaatttcttCTTCCTTGCAGAGTATTTTGCCTGTCCTTTTTTAGTGTGTGGTAAGTAACAATTAAGTAGTCCTTGACTTTGTGTATTgtacaaataataaataagggttATAGGAAGATTCAAAATATCTTATGTTTATAAGCAATTAAGCAATTAATATTTGAAAATTGTAATGTGGACTGATATCAGTAGTGATCATTCCACTCAGATGATGCCACATCATCTCAACCAATAATGTGACATCGGTTGAGTGGAGGAATCACTGTTAGTTTCGGTCCACATTCTCTTAATATTCATAATGAAGTATGAGCATCGGTTCAAAGAAATGGTGTACAAATACTCTAAATTAAAGACCCTAGTTTAAAATAGGTGTGAGACTCGTAAGTGTCTATGAATCCAGAAGCACTCTCTCCTTATGTTGACTCACAATCACTGTTTTATCTAGGGACAATAAGGTAATTTCACCATTTGAAACccttataaaaatagaaaatttcatCGTAGGATAGAGTTTACATTTCATTTTAGTATTTTTCTTTACGATCTTATTAACTTTGGCATGTAGGTTAACCTCTAAAGATCAAGTCAACAATCGAGCTCTTGAATGGAACAGAATAAAAATGTATAATTGCAATTAGGGGTGTTAGTGAGATAGGGTACCTCATAAACTATCCGAACTTAGTTCAATCAAAACTCGGCTAGAGCTCGGATCAGCTCCGGACATTAACAAGCCAATCCTAAGCTTTCTTAGTAACAATTTTGGTTTCTCTCTACTTTTTCATCTACACTAATAGCACTAGAAGCTACATCCATGCATAATCACGCTGgcaacaaatataattaacatatatatattttggtaaAACCTCGATAAAATTTCGGTAAAAACTCGGTTAGATCAAAAACTCGGTTTGAAAGAGTTCGACTCAAAATATTAACGAGCCAATAATATCAAACTTAATCCGACTCAATCTCGATTCGACTTGTTAACTCCCAAATAGCAATACATTTGAGCaactaagaaaaaaataataattaaaagtcAATGTGTAAATATGTTTGTTGGGAAGAGGACATATTGAATAGCATGAACCAGGTAAACTAATGGAGACAAAAGCATCATTTAATTAAGCACCTAACTGTACAGACTGTAATTAATGAAATATATTGTGTTCACATTTGATTTTTTCAATTAACAAAAACCCTACGGTTCAGTTATATATACTCTCTTTCGAGAGGCCACATTTTCTAAAACTAAAATAGCAAAAATGAAGGTCTTTCTACCAATTACTACATTGGTGCTGCTTATTTCTCTCAATCTGGTGTTTACTACCATGGCTGCTTCCACCCCTACCATTGCTCCATCTCCAAGTAAGTCAAActgtttggttcggtttttagtTAAAAGTTATTGTTGTTAGTGTTTGTGGTTGAAGTAAACTGTTTATTTTTAAACTAAAACTTTGTTCTTTCGGCCGTGATATTATAAAAAtggaaataatgttaaaaataatatgttttcgtaaaactaaaagataattttattaatatcaaataactaGGGTTAGATGCATTATTGATCACTGAGAACCTACACGGTTGTTTCAAAATAgtcactcaatttcaatttgtctcaataaaatcatacaactttgagttttgtctcaattaggtcactccgcCGATTTCAGTGGTTAAAATGCATCGAAAGAAACATAGGTGACACGCCAACATGAGCCAGCTTAAATACCTGACCGAAACGAAAAGTGACAGCCACATttcgattatttttatgaaaaataactaaattttatttcatttatcaAAAAAACCTGATACGTAATAGCTAGGTAGCGCATACTTGTGCCGCTTCGATCAAAGATATAAGTTGTCTCATGCTGACGTGCCACATATGTCATCATTCTGATgctttttaatcactgaaatcgccagagtgatctaattgtacaaaactcaaagttgagtgattttattgacacaaattgaaattgagtgacTATTTTGAGATAACCATATAAATTCAATGACCAATAGTACATTTAACcccaaataactacaaacagccgTCACGAAAAGCTCTGAAATAAGTTGTttctataaaataaaataaaaataaaagcttttgttttttttaacataTATCCAACACTATATTTTCTGTAGTATGAAATAAAATGTATGAAGTAAAATGCTGAATGTTGCTCCGAAAATCTGAAACAAACAtccatttaattaatttgtctTCATATAGCTAGTTAATTGTGTTTTAATTTCCTAACTAATGCaagtttaattatttaaaatgaaGGTAATTATTGTGATATGAAGTGTGGAGGAAGGTGTGAGAAAGCAGGATACAAGGATAGGTGCATCAAGTACTGTGGAATATGCTGCAAGGAATGCAAGTGTGTGCCCTCTGGGACTTATGGTAACAAGTCTGAGTGCCCTTGTTATAGAGACAAGAAAAACTCTAAGGGCTATCCCAAGTGTCCTTGAttcatctttatttttaataaaattttatttactatttGATGTATTAATTAATGGCTTGTGTTTCTTTTGGAAGAacctaaaatattatatttcaaCATAAATTTACAATTCAGAAATATATCAAAGAAGTTACAATCTGAATTTTCAATATCTATGGTAGAACAATAGTTGACCGTGTTTGAAACCGTTTTTGATACAGCGACGGAAAACAAATTTCATCCAGAATCGACTTCATAATATTTTTATCCAAGAGTTCATGATTTTTCAATGAGTTAGATCTATGTGATGATAGAcaaaaattttcttttttttttataaagaaaaacatgatAACACCTACATAGGAAGACATACCGCAACTACCCATAAAGggataaagaacaaaaaaaaaactatcaaatCTATCATAGTAGATGAATCTAAAACTTAATTtagtaaagaaaaaataatacaaaGCAAAGAACGGGTTCATCTTTTGGCTAAAAGTGGAAAAAAAACCTCAAAAGCTGAATGAATGAAGAAGAGAGTTTTTTAGCGGCTAAATTTAGATGTTGCTAGGTAGTATGCTTACTGCAGTAGTGCTCACATGGACCCTGAATGACCGTTAGATTCaatcttattaaatttaaaatttaggaTGGTTTGAATCTCCACCACATAATTCTAATAAGCTTGAATCCAACGGTGAATGACTAAATTGATTTGATCATTCAGGGTCCAAGTGAGCACCACTGTACGCTACTGAGATAAGAATTAAAAGCTTTACTGTGGTTGATAATTTCATAAAACCATAAATTATATACTTCTACGCTGCTTTAAATACCAAATGCATACAACAATATCAATTCCTTATTTAATTTTGAtattcatatttcattttctttaaacaTTAATTTTGCCTTTTTTGTTCTTATTGATTTGAgtcaaaaataattattttttgccACTAATCACTTAAACTAagtttcaatttatttttatcgtaGAATAAAATTTAATGCATAGAATATCTAATACTAATAGTAAAATCGCTTGTACGATACCAATAAAGTCATATTTGATAACTATAATTTAGTTGTTAGTTGATTAAATTCATTTCGAGTTGATTAACTGATTTGATTAGTTGTttgtataaatatatttaataaaacttaCCTGATTGTTTATAAGTTGtttgtataaaataaaaaaattacagacATCGGTCTATGtctattagttttttttaataatttatatttaaatagtGAGTTGGTCATTGACAAATATAACTGTTCAAATAGATAAATATCTATGTTTATTAATAGGATTACAAACAATTTTTTGAAATAAATTAGTGTTTAATATGTTATATTCTTGATAacatcataaaaaaaacattatatatatatataaaagttaaaGAAAAAATAGTGGTTTAATATCAATAGTGATCTATGttcaattgaataaaataatactaaaaaatttagtaaaagaaatactataaaatattattgaatTGATACAAGCTATTCGAATCAAATCTTTTAAGAATGTCTAAAAACCTCATTGTCAGCAGAACTCGGTTTAATTGACTTCAATTTGATCaaatttacaaataataataataataataataataataataataataataataataaaagatataAGTTCTCTCATATTTAATAGGTAAGTAAGTGTAGTAATTAGGAACAAAAAAATCTTTCAATATAAATGTTTCAAtcctttaattgaaaaaaatcatAAAGTCGGTTTTTCCTACATTAGCGGTTTGAGTCAAAGCCGCTATCTTAAATCACTTTTCACTGAACACCACTATTAGAGATTTGGACTAGTAGAACTTCtaaaaataatcaaaaactCTTTTTACCTCACACTTGTATTAACAAAGCAAGGTCATGTAACCAAAGGAGCATAGCTCAATTGGTATACATCTAGTTTTAAAAATGAGAGGCTGTGGGTTCGAACTCATCCTCTTacaaaacaatatatatatataaaaaaaacaaggtCATGTAATCCCCTCCCTCCGATCACATATAATATGTCATCATATCACATTGTTTACAAGATCATACTAGgattaaatttatcaatttagtTAATTAGGGTCCAGAGCCGGTCCTGGGCTATGAAACGAGGGGCGCCCGTCCAGGGCCCATAACGATAAGGGgtccaaaaaatatttttatagtgtttttataaaatatttttatagtctatatataaatatagagATGAATATGTAACATTAGAATTAATTGGTTTAGTTGGTAGGAGGAGTTTCCTAGTGATTTCATTTTAACTTGAGATTGAGGGTTCGAGCCTCATCCTTcccattttttaattactttcaaatatttttttcctcatctaccttattttatcactatcaaatatattttttttttccatttattgAGGTTGATGGTTCGAACCTCTTTCTTcccattttttaattactttcaaatatttttttcctccCTCACCTTAGTTTATCACTATAAAAAACAATATACTTATTTACTTCTTGCAATTTTACATGACGCATATACTTGTTATTTTAGTAAACAAATAATTATAGTTAGTATACTCATTACTATTGCACTACTAATTTAGCTTCTGTATAAAAAATATTGCAATCTTAAACATAAAGTTTACGGGTTGGTGCAATTTCAAACCTAGTtgattaaaaatgagttttttccattaacattaaaaatgagttttttccaTATTGAGTGACTAGATCGGTGGAGGTTGGAGTGAGGATAGAATAAGAAATTATACATAAAAGACCGCATTTTCGTCTATTAAGCTTGAAAATGCACCAATtgataaacgttaagcttaaaattgcactattttgtgTATGAATGCTAATTACTATCTCCTAATAACCATATGACTAAATTAATACCTTATtccttataataaaaaaatcattagcctccaacttaaaaaaaaaaagaagagtaaaatatatatatggggGCCCAAATTTATCATCTCGCCCCAGACCTCTAAAAGGTCAGGAACGGCCCTGTTAGAGTCCAACTATAATCTAATGGTAACTAGTGCATGCTTTCATGTCCATATCGACACATGAacatttgtaacatatatcaaATATTCATGTATTCTTATCCCCATATTAGGACTACCCTCGGTACCCATATCGATACAATAGTAACTCAC comes from the Euphorbia lathyris chromosome 5, ddEupLath1.1, whole genome shotgun sequence genome and includes:
- the LOC136230833 gene encoding peamaclein-like, with the translated sequence MKVFLPITTLVLLISLNLVFTTMAASTPTIAPSPSNYCDMKCGGRCEKAGYKDRCIKYCGICCKECKCVPSGTYGNKSECPCYRDKKNSKGYPKCP